One genomic region from Streptomyces sp. NBC_01431 encodes:
- a CDS encoding ArsR/SmtB family transcription factor — MGAQMESWDAERADRAVTVLKAVADPSRYRLLWALSGAELPVSALAELIGAHVAATSQHLSKLRSAGLVTSRREGTRIYYRAAGPGVRGLLEEASVVALGVSPQDAASAPATAEAPARATRRARVPRPVTE; from the coding sequence ATGGGAGCGCAAATGGAGAGCTGGGACGCGGAACGGGCCGACCGGGCGGTCACCGTCCTGAAGGCGGTGGCGGACCCCTCGCGATACCGGCTGCTGTGGGCGCTGAGCGGCGCCGAACTGCCGGTGAGCGCGCTCGCGGAGCTCATCGGCGCGCATGTCGCCGCGACCTCCCAGCACCTGTCCAAACTCCGTTCGGCCGGGCTCGTCACCTCCCGGCGGGAGGGCACCCGGATCTACTACCGGGCGGCGGGGCCGGGCGTGCGGGGCCTGTTGGAGGAGGCGTCGGTAGTGGCACTGGGCGTGTCGCCGCAGGACGCCGCCAGTGCCCCTGCCACCGCTGAGGCCCCGGCCCGCGCGACCCGCAGGGCGAGGGTCCCGCGCCCCGTCACCGAATAG
- a CDS encoding VOC family protein, whose amino-acid sequence MTPRLDAFGLVVADMAASLAFYRRLGLEFPADADTQPHVECTLPGGTRVLWDTEDTIRSFDPTWTRPTGGTRTELAFECASPAEVDTVYEELVGAGYRGHLKPWDAFWGQRYATVHDPDGMAVSLFAALT is encoded by the coding sequence ATGACTCCACGACTCGACGCCTTCGGCCTGGTAGTGGCCGACATGGCGGCATCTCTGGCCTTCTACCGCCGTCTCGGCCTGGAATTCCCCGCCGACGCGGACACCCAGCCGCATGTGGAGTGCACGCTCCCCGGCGGCACCAGGGTCCTGTGGGACACCGAGGACACCATCCGCTCCTTCGACCCCACCTGGACGCGGCCCACCGGCGGCACCCGTACGGAACTGGCCTTCGAGTGCGCCTCGCCCGCCGAGGTCGACACGGTGTACGAGGAGCTGGTGGGGGCCGGATATCGGGGCCACCTCAAACCGTGGGACGCGTTCTGGGGCCAGCGCTACGCCACTGTCCACGACCCGGACGGCATGGCCGTGTCGCTGTTCGCGGCGCTCACGTAA
- a CDS encoding helix-turn-helix domain-containing protein, with translation MYRERPSQVPGAVVWTRAESGTGAVRPVLPDGCMDLLWSGGRLLVAGPDTHAYAPGSGTRWAGVRFAPGDGPAVLGVPAHELRDERVPLDLIWPGAEVRGLAERIGEAADPAAALEAVALARTPAPDPLMRAVAERLAAGWSVTATAAEAGLGARRLHRRSLDAFGYGPKTLARVLRLQRALALVRRGMPYAEAAVTAGCSDQAHLAREMRSLAQMTLTDYVSAANSDTAMPSGSWTVA, from the coding sequence ATGTACCGAGAGCGGCCCTCCCAGGTGCCCGGCGCGGTGGTCTGGACCCGTGCCGAGTCCGGTACCGGCGCGGTGCGGCCCGTCCTGCCGGACGGCTGCATGGACCTGCTCTGGTCCGGGGGACGGCTCCTGGTGGCCGGCCCCGACACCCACGCGTACGCGCCCGGCTCCGGCACGCGCTGGGCCGGGGTCCGTTTCGCGCCCGGCGACGGCCCCGCCGTCCTCGGCGTCCCGGCGCACGAACTGCGCGACGAGCGAGTGCCGCTCGACCTGATCTGGCCCGGCGCCGAGGTGCGCGGGCTCGCCGAACGCATCGGCGAGGCCGCCGATCCGGCCGCCGCCCTCGAAGCCGTGGCCCTGGCCAGAACCCCGGCCCCGGACCCGTTGATGCGGGCGGTGGCCGAGCGCCTCGCCGCCGGATGGAGCGTCACCGCGACGGCCGCCGAGGCCGGTCTCGGCGCCCGCCGACTGCACCGGCGTTCCCTCGACGCCTTCGGCTACGGGCCCAAGACGCTGGCCCGCGTCCTGCGGCTCCAGCGCGCCCTCGCTCTGGTACGGCGGGGCATGCCGTACGCCGAGGCCGCCGTCACCGCGGGCTGTAGCGACCAGGCGCATCTCGCCCGGGAGATGCGCTCGCTCGCCCAGATGACGCTGACCGATTACGTGAGCGCCGCGAACAGCGACACGGCCATGCCGTCCGGGTCGTGGACAGTGGCGTAG
- a CDS encoding YihY/virulence factor BrkB family protein codes for MQPANETPERTSGRLHRARVLYRNVSKRKLGWLLLKDTINSCVEYRILGLAAEAAFFTLLSLPPLLLSVIALLGYVDGWTSTHTVASIEQNILNAAGTVLSDRGVHEFAQPLLEDVTKGKRPDIVSIGFAIALWSGSRAVNVFIDTITVMYGLDGHRGIVKTRMLSLLLYIVALLIGAVVLPLAVVGPDRVVELVPWGTDVISFLYWPTMILLSIAFLTTLFHVSVPVRSPWIEDVPGALVALAMWVLGSFLLRIYLTSTVEGPTIYGSLAAPIAVLLWIGISAFAVLVGAAVNAAIDRVWPSVATAAARAASDRVRTAQAAQLVARAQPGQQTLFDPDDDPDDDADDDPDDANDPGMPSEFPERWSRFLPPDDVKSRLHTPKKPEEKPPRERD; via the coding sequence GTGCAGCCAGCAAATGAAACACCCGAGCGGACATCCGGCCGCCTTCATCGGGCCCGCGTCCTCTACCGCAACGTCTCCAAGCGGAAATTGGGCTGGCTGCTCCTGAAGGACACCATCAACTCGTGTGTCGAGTACCGCATCCTGGGCCTGGCCGCCGAGGCAGCGTTCTTCACGCTCCTCTCGCTGCCTCCACTGCTGCTCAGTGTGATCGCGCTGCTCGGTTACGTGGACGGCTGGACCAGCACCCACACCGTCGCCAGCATCGAGCAGAACATCCTCAACGCGGCGGGCACGGTCCTGTCCGACCGGGGCGTGCACGAGTTCGCCCAGCCGCTCCTGGAGGACGTCACCAAGGGCAAGCGCCCCGACATCGTCTCGATCGGCTTCGCCATCGCCCTGTGGTCGGGCTCGCGCGCGGTGAACGTCTTCATCGACACCATCACCGTGATGTACGGACTCGACGGGCACCGCGGCATCGTCAAGACCCGGATGCTCTCGCTGCTCCTGTACATCGTGGCGCTGCTGATCGGCGCGGTCGTTTTGCCGCTCGCGGTGGTCGGCCCGGACCGCGTGGTGGAGCTGGTCCCGTGGGGCACGGACGTGATCAGCTTCCTGTACTGGCCCACCATGATCCTGCTGTCCATCGCCTTCCTGACCACGCTGTTCCATGTCTCGGTGCCGGTCCGCTCGCCGTGGATCGAGGACGTGCCGGGCGCCCTGGTGGCGCTCGCGATGTGGGTGCTCGGTTCCTTCCTGCTGCGGATCTACCTGACCAGCACCGTCGAGGGCCCCACCATCTACGGCTCGCTCGCCGCCCCCATCGCGGTGCTCCTGTGGATCGGCATCTCCGCGTTCGCGGTGCTGGTCGGCGCGGCCGTCAACGCCGCCATCGACCGGGTCTGGCCGTCCGTCGCCACGGCCGCCGCCCGCGCCGCCAGCGACCGGGTGCGCACCGCCCAGGCGGCGCAGCTCGTCGCCCGCGCCCAGCCCGGCCAGCAGACGCTCTTCGACCCCGACGACGACCCCGACGACGACGCCGACGACGACCCCGACGACGCGAACGACCCCGGGATGCCGTCCGAGTTCCCCGAACGCTGGTCGAGGTTCCTGCCCCCGGACGACGTGAAGTCCCGGCTGCACACCCCGAAGAAGCCCGAGGAGAAGCCCCCGCGGGAACGCGACTGA
- a CDS encoding acyl-CoA dehydrogenase family protein, which yields MAATTHTVTNQASPLVGYDVFTADRALSEAVERHTAPELLDGVREELTELGHSAGSAQAQQWGAQANENPPKLRTHDRYGNRIDEVEFHPSWHRLLGHAVTAGLTDAWGRPAGHVRRAAGFLVWTQAEGGHGCPVSMTHAAVPALRTDPALAAEWEPRLTSHVYEEGLRPASRKGGVLFGMGMTEKQGGSDVRANTTSAVPLSADGEYLLTGHKWFCSAPMSDGFLVLAQAPGGLTCFLVPRVLEDETRNAFAIQRLKDKLGNRSNASSEVEFDGTWARRVGEEGRGVRTIIEMVAATRLDCVIGSAAIMRQAVAQAVHHASYRSAFGGLLVDKPLMRNVLADLALESEAATTLALRLAAAYDVDTEQERAFLRLAVPAAKYWVTKRCTPVAGEALECLGGNGYVEESGMPRLLREAPLNSIWEGSGNVQALDVLRALQREPQALNAFLQEVGRARGADHRLDGAIKDLLTELADLDGIEARARRLVERMALVLQGSLLVRWAPPEVADAFCASRLGGDWGAAFGTLPHSLDLASVVERARAEV from the coding sequence ATGGCAGCCACCACCCACACAGTGACCAACCAGGCTTCGCCCCTGGTGGGGTACGACGTCTTCACCGCCGACCGGGCCCTCAGCGAGGCCGTCGAGCGGCACACAGCGCCGGAACTCCTCGACGGCGTACGAGAGGAACTCACGGAGCTGGGACACAGCGCGGGATCGGCCCAGGCCCAGCAGTGGGGTGCCCAGGCCAACGAGAACCCGCCGAAACTGCGCACCCACGACAGGTACGGCAACCGGATCGACGAGGTCGAATTCCACCCCAGCTGGCACCGGCTGCTCGGGCACGCCGTGACGGCCGGGCTCACCGACGCCTGGGGACGGCCTGCCGGCCACGTGCGGCGCGCGGCCGGGTTCCTGGTGTGGACCCAGGCGGAGGGCGGGCACGGATGTCCGGTTTCCATGACGCACGCGGCGGTGCCCGCGCTGCGCACCGACCCCGCGCTCGCCGCCGAGTGGGAGCCCCGGCTCACCTCGCACGTGTACGAGGAGGGGCTGCGGCCCGCTTCGCGCAAGGGCGGGGTGCTCTTCGGGATGGGCATGACGGAGAAGCAGGGCGGCAGTGACGTCCGGGCGAACACCACGTCGGCCGTGCCGCTGTCGGCCGACGGCGAGTACCTGCTCACCGGGCACAAGTGGTTCTGCTCGGCGCCGATGAGCGACGGCTTCCTGGTGCTCGCGCAGGCGCCGGGCGGGCTCACCTGCTTCCTGGTGCCGCGCGTGCTGGAGGACGAGACGCGCAACGCGTTCGCGATCCAGCGGCTGAAGGACAAGCTCGGCAACAGGTCGAACGCGTCGAGCGAGGTCGAGTTCGACGGGACGTGGGCGCGCCGGGTCGGCGAGGAGGGGCGCGGGGTGCGCACCATCATCGAGATGGTGGCGGCGACCCGGCTCGACTGCGTGATCGGCTCGGCGGCCATCATGCGCCAGGCCGTCGCGCAGGCCGTCCACCACGCCTCGTACCGCAGCGCGTTCGGCGGGCTGCTCGTCGACAAGCCGCTGATGCGCAACGTGCTGGCCGATCTGGCGCTGGAGTCGGAGGCCGCGACGACGCTGGCGCTGCGCCTCGCGGCCGCCTACGACGTCGACACCGAGCAGGAGCGGGCGTTCTTGCGCCTGGCGGTCCCGGCGGCCAAGTACTGGGTCACCAAGCGGTGTACGCCGGTGGCGGGCGAGGCGCTCGAATGTCTGGGCGGCAACGGGTACGTGGAGGAGTCCGGGATGCCGCGGCTGCTGCGCGAGGCGCCGCTGAACTCGATCTGGGAGGGCTCGGGCAACGTCCAGGCCCTCGACGTGCTGCGGGCGCTCCAGCGCGAGCCGCAGGCGCTCAACGCCTTCCTCCAGGAGGTCGGCAGGGCGCGCGGCGCCGACCACCGCCTGGACGGTGCGATCAAGGACCTGCTGACCGAACTCGCCGACCTGGACGGCATCGAGGCGCGGGCGCGGCGCCTGGTGGAGCGCATGGCGCTGGTGCTCCAGGGGTCGCTGCTCGTGCGCTGGGCACCGCCCGAGGTCGCGGACGCGTTCTGCGCCTCACGGCTCGGCGGTGACTGGGGTGCGGCCTTCGGCACGCTGCCGCACTCGCTCGATCTGGCGTCGGTGGTGGAGCGGGCCCGCGCCGAGGTGTGA
- a CDS encoding helix-turn-helix domain-containing protein, whose amino-acid sequence MHTTTLDAARLAAMGADEAARVLKGMRAAALEGRRSRVLPRTEIEESWRRMLSRGLDPDQHHHAALLSLGEVERRRHQSPLREVLPVLRDALVAVADAAQHIMVVSDAEGRLLWREGHASVLKRADALGFEVGADWSEAAVGTNGVGTPLVTGRPMQVFSAEHFVAAHHAWTCAGAPIVDPRDGQLLGVVDISGPLSTMHPATLSFVTSVTRLAEAELRGRHTAALDRLRSAAAPVLSRIGGRALAVDSNGWVAAVTGMPPVDRLALPKSFRAGRSWLPPLGMCTIEPLPGGLLVQVCDESGGAGTRTRRVVLDLSRSRRCCVTVSGETGSWTQELSPRHAELLFVLALNREGRSAAQLAEDIFEDPTRRVTVRAEMSRLRRHLAEVLAHRPYRFSEDVRVEVVRPDRPADLLPQSSSPAVRLARGPHP is encoded by the coding sequence GTGCACACCACGACGCTCGATGCCGCCCGGCTCGCCGCGATGGGAGCCGATGAGGCCGCCCGCGTCCTGAAGGGCATGCGCGCGGCCGCCCTGGAGGGCAGACGGTCACGGGTCCTGCCGCGTACGGAGATCGAGGAGTCCTGGCGGCGGATGCTGAGCCGCGGGCTCGACCCCGACCAACACCACCACGCCGCGCTGCTCTCGCTCGGCGAGGTCGAACGGCGCCGGCACCAGTCGCCGTTGAGGGAGGTCCTGCCGGTCCTGAGGGACGCGCTGGTGGCGGTGGCGGACGCGGCCCAGCACATCATGGTCGTCTCGGACGCCGAGGGGCGGCTGCTGTGGCGCGAGGGCCACGCCTCCGTCCTGAAGCGGGCCGACGCGCTCGGCTTCGAGGTGGGAGCGGACTGGAGCGAGGCGGCCGTCGGCACCAACGGGGTGGGCACCCCGCTCGTCACCGGCCGGCCCATGCAGGTCTTCTCCGCCGAGCACTTCGTCGCCGCCCACCACGCCTGGACGTGCGCGGGCGCGCCCATCGTCGATCCGCGGGACGGGCAGTTGCTCGGCGTGGTCGACATCAGCGGGCCGCTGAGCACCATGCACCCGGCCACGCTGTCCTTCGTGACCTCGGTGACCCGGCTCGCCGAGGCGGAGCTGCGGGGCCGGCACACCGCGGCTCTCGACCGGCTGCGCTCGGCGGCGGCCCCCGTGCTCAGCCGGATCGGCGGGCGCGCCCTGGCCGTCGACTCCAACGGCTGGGTGGCCGCGGTGACCGGCATGCCTCCGGTCGACCGGCTCGCGCTGCCGAAGTCGTTCCGCGCCGGCCGCAGCTGGCTTCCCCCGCTCGGGATGTGCACGATCGAGCCACTGCCGGGCGGGCTGCTCGTCCAGGTCTGCGACGAGAGCGGCGGCGCCGGCACGAGGACGCGCCGGGTCGTGCTGGATCTGAGCCGTTCGCGGCGCTGCTGCGTGACGGTGTCGGGGGAGACGGGCAGCTGGACGCAGGAGCTCAGCCCGCGCCACGCGGAGCTGCTCTTCGTGCTCGCGCTGAACCGGGAGGGCCGCAGCGCGGCTCAGCTGGCCGAGGACATCTTCGAGGACCCGACGCGCAGGGTGACCGTACGGGCCGAGATGTCGCGGCTGCGCCGCCATCTCGCGGAGGTGCTCGCCCACCGCCCCTACCGCTTCAGCGAGGACGTTCGGGTGGAGGTGGTGCGGCCGGACCGCCCGGCGGACCTGCTCCCGCAGTCCTCCTCCCCGGCGGTCCGGCTGGCCCGGGGCCCACACCCCTGA
- a CDS encoding GNAT family N-acetyltransferase, which yields MSITVTTWSLEQTSPDDLRPAAEPSGDVTIVRAEVPSPEFSRFLYTAVGGDIKWIDRLGMTYAEWERALAKPGTETWVAYERGTPAGYVELEAQPGGSVEIVYFGLVPAFRGRRIGGHLLSYGIRRAWDLAERWPELPATERVWLHTCSLDGEHAMDNYLRRGFKLFDTREEQAEEVAAPGPWPGAY from the coding sequence ATGAGTATCACCGTGACCACCTGGTCCCTTGAGCAGACCTCGCCCGACGATCTGCGCCCGGCCGCCGAACCGTCGGGCGACGTCACGATCGTGCGCGCCGAGGTCCCCTCGCCGGAGTTCAGCCGCTTCCTCTATACGGCGGTCGGCGGCGACATCAAGTGGATCGACCGCCTTGGCATGACGTACGCGGAGTGGGAGCGGGCGCTGGCGAAGCCGGGCACGGAGACATGGGTGGCCTACGAGCGGGGCACGCCCGCGGGCTATGTCGAGCTGGAGGCGCAGCCGGGCGGCTCGGTCGAGATCGTCTACTTCGGTCTCGTCCCGGCCTTCCGCGGCCGGCGGATCGGCGGCCACCTCCTGTCGTACGGGATACGGCGGGCCTGGGACCTGGCCGAGCGCTGGCCCGAGCTGCCCGCCACCGAGCGGGTGTGGCTGCACACTTGCTCGCTGGACGGGGAGCACGCCATGGACAACTACCTGCGCCGCGGCTTCAAGCTCTTCGATACCAGGGAGGAGCAGGCCGAAGAGGTGGCGGCGCCGGGTCCGTGGCCGGGGGCGTACTGA
- a CDS encoding putative leader peptide, which translates to MSGTGIALVSRRHVDLGRMSSAICPAR; encoded by the coding sequence ATGTCTGGAACTGGAATTGCCTTGGTGAGTCGGCGGCACGTCGACCTCGGCCGCATGTCCAGCGCCATCTGTCCGGCACGCTGA
- a CDS encoding nitrite/sulfite reductase, protein MAASPENPAAATPRRKPGRHRGEGQWAVGHFTPLNGNEQLKKDDDGLNVRTRIETIYSKRGFDAIDPGDLRGRMRWWGLYTQRRQGIDGGKTAILEPEELDDEFFMLRVRIDGGRLSTEQLRVIGEISQEFARGTADITDRQNIQFHWIRIEDVPEIWNRLEAVGLSTTEACGDTPRTILGSPVAGIAQDEIIDGTPAVDEIHRRFIGNPAFSNLPRKFKTAISGSPQLDVAHEINDIAFVGVVHPEHGPGFDLWVGGGLSTNPKLGVRLGAWVPLDEVPDVFEGVISIFRDYGYRRLRTRARLKFLVADWGAEKFRQVLQDEYLKRELVDGPAPEQPKDVWRDHLGVHRQNDGRFYVGFAPRVGRVDGTTLSKIAELAESHGSGRLRTTAEQKMIVLDVEEAQVDSLVSGLEALDLKVNASPFRRGTMACTGIEFCKLAIVETKARGAALIDELERRIPEFDEPITININGCPNACARIQVADIGLKGQLVLDAAGNQVEGFQVHLGGALGLEAGFGRKVRGLKVTSAELPDYVERVLTRFQAERAEGERFAAWASRASEEALS, encoded by the coding sequence ATGGCCGCCAGCCCAGAGAACCCTGCCGCCGCCACGCCCCGCCGCAAGCCGGGGCGCCACCGTGGTGAAGGCCAGTGGGCCGTCGGTCACTTCACGCCCCTCAATGGGAACGAGCAGCTGAAGAAGGACGATGACGGTCTCAATGTGCGGACACGCATTGAGACGATCTACTCGAAGCGCGGATTCGACGCGATCGACCCCGGCGACCTGCGCGGCCGGATGCGCTGGTGGGGTCTGTACACCCAGCGCAGGCAGGGCATCGACGGCGGCAAGACGGCGATCCTGGAGCCGGAGGAGCTGGACGACGAGTTCTTCATGCTGCGGGTCCGCATCGACGGCGGCCGGCTGAGCACCGAGCAGCTGCGGGTGATCGGCGAGATCTCGCAGGAGTTCGCGCGCGGCACCGCCGACATCACCGACCGGCAGAACATCCAGTTCCACTGGATCCGCATCGAGGACGTCCCGGAGATCTGGAACCGTCTCGAAGCGGTCGGCCTGTCCACCACCGAGGCCTGCGGTGACACGCCCCGCACCATCCTCGGCTCGCCCGTCGCCGGCATCGCCCAGGACGAGATCATCGACGGCACCCCGGCCGTGGACGAGATCCACCGCCGCTTCATCGGCAACCCGGCCTTCTCCAACCTGCCGCGCAAGTTCAAGACGGCCATCTCGGGCTCCCCCCAGCTGGACGTCGCGCACGAGATCAACGACATCGCCTTTGTCGGCGTCGTCCACCCCGAGCACGGCCCCGGCTTCGACCTGTGGGTCGGCGGCGGGCTGTCCACCAACCCCAAACTCGGCGTGCGGCTGGGCGCCTGGGTGCCGCTCGACGAGGTGCCGGACGTCTTCGAGGGCGTCATCTCGATCTTCCGCGACTACGGCTACCGGCGGCTGCGCACCCGCGCCCGGCTGAAGTTCCTGGTCGCGGACTGGGGCGCGGAGAAGTTCCGCCAGGTGCTCCAGGACGAGTACCTCAAGCGCGAACTGGTCGACGGGCCGGCGCCCGAGCAGCCCAAGGACGTCTGGCGCGACCACCTCGGTGTGCACCGCCAGAACGACGGACGCTTCTACGTCGGCTTCGCGCCCCGGGTGGGCCGCGTGGACGGCACGACGCTGAGCAAGATCGCCGAGCTGGCGGAGTCGCACGGCTCGGGCCGGCTGCGTACCACCGCCGAGCAGAAGATGATCGTGCTCGACGTCGAGGAGGCGCAGGTCGACTCGCTCGTCTCCGGACTTGAGGCACTCGACCTCAAGGTGAACGCCTCGCCGTTCAGGCGCGGCACGATGGCCTGCACGGGCATCGAGTTCTGCAAGCTGGCCATCGTCGAGACCAAGGCGCGCGGCGCCGCGCTCATCGACGAACTGGAGCGCCGCATCCCGGAGTTCGACGAGCCGATCACCATCAACATCAACGGCTGCCCCAACGCCTGCGCCCGCATCCAGGTCGCGGACATCGGCCTCAAGGGTCAGCTCGTCCTGGACGCCGCGGGCAACCAGGTGGAGGGCTTCCAGGTGCACCTGGGCGGCGCGCTCGGCCTGGAGGCCGGCTTCGGCCGCAAGGTCCGCGGCCTGAAGGTCACCTCCGCCGAGCTGCCCGACTACGTCGAGCGGGTCCTGACACGCTTCCAGGCCGAGCGCGCCGAGGGCGAGCGGTTCGCCGCCTGGGCGTCGCGCGCGAGCGAAGAGGCGCTGTCGTGA
- a CDS encoding phosphoadenylyl-sulfate reductase: MTATQAGTRTSTQVNAQTGTQADTRTAEDLKALAEQAGRDLEGATALEILQWAADTFGKRFCVTSSMEDAVVAHLASRAMPGVDVVFLDTGYHFPETIGTRDAVAEVMDVNVITLTPRQTVAEQDAEYGPKLHDRDPDLCCALRKLKPLEDGLGSYAAWATGLRRDESPTRANTPVVGWDEKRQKVKVSPIARWTQDDVDAYIAEHGVITNLLLMDGYPSIGCAPCTRRVAEGEDARSGRWAGRNKTECGLH; this comes from the coding sequence ATGACGGCCACTCAGGCAGGCACTCGGACCAGCACTCAGGTCAACGCCCAGACCGGCACTCAGGCCGACACTCGCACTGCCGAGGACCTCAAGGCGCTCGCCGAGCAGGCGGGCCGCGACCTCGAAGGGGCCACGGCACTGGAGATCCTCCAGTGGGCCGCCGACACCTTCGGCAAGCGGTTCTGCGTCACCTCCTCCATGGAGGACGCGGTGGTGGCCCACCTCGCCTCGCGCGCGATGCCCGGCGTGGACGTGGTGTTCCTCGACACCGGCTACCACTTCCCCGAGACCATCGGCACCCGCGACGCGGTCGCCGAGGTGATGGACGTCAACGTCATCACCCTGACCCCGCGTCAGACCGTCGCCGAGCAGGACGCCGAGTACGGCCCCAAACTGCACGACCGCGACCCCGACCTGTGCTGCGCACTGCGCAAGCTCAAGCCCCTTGAGGACGGCCTCGGTTCGTACGCCGCCTGGGCGACCGGGCTGCGCCGCGACGAGTCGCCGACCCGGGCGAACACCCCGGTCGTCGGCTGGGACGAGAAGCGGCAGAAGGTCAAGGTGTCGCCGATCGCCCGCTGGACGCAGGACGACGTGGACGCCTACATCGCCGAGCACGGCGTGATCACCAACCTGCTCCTGATGGACGGCTACCCCTCGATCGGCTGCGCCCCCTGCACCCGCCGGGTCGCCGAGGGCGAGGACGCGCGCTCCGGACGCTGGGCCGGACGCAACAAGACCGAGTGCGGACTGCACTGA
- the cysC gene encoding adenylyl-sulfate kinase, whose protein sequence is MSVTEAGATIWLTGLPSAGKTTIAHELAGRLRADGHRVEVLDGDEIREFLSAGLGFSREDRHTNVQRIGFVAELLAANGVKALVPVIAPYADSREAVRGRHRSEGTAYLEVHVATPVEVCSVRDVKGLYAKQAAGEISGLTGVDDPYEAPGAPDLRIESHTQTVQESATALLALLTERGLA, encoded by the coding sequence ATGAGCGTGACGGAGGCGGGAGCCACCATCTGGCTGACCGGTCTGCCGAGCGCCGGCAAGACCACCATCGCCCACGAACTCGCGGGCAGGCTGCGCGCGGACGGGCACCGGGTGGAGGTGCTCGACGGCGACGAGATCCGCGAGTTCCTCTCGGCGGGCCTCGGCTTCAGCCGCGAGGACCGGCACACCAACGTCCAGCGGATCGGCTTCGTCGCCGAACTGCTCGCCGCCAACGGCGTGAAGGCCCTGGTCCCGGTGATCGCGCCGTACGCCGACAGCCGTGAGGCTGTGCGGGGGCGCCACCGCAGCGAGGGCACCGCCTATCTGGAGGTGCACGTCGCGACGCCGGTGGAGGTCTGCTCCGTACGGGACGTGAAGGGTCTGTACGCCAAGCAGGCGGCGGGCGAGATCAGCGGACTGACCGGTGTCGACGACCCGTACGAGGCGCCCGGGGCGCCGGATCTGCGGATCGAGTCGCACACCCAGACCGTGCAGGAGTCCGCGACCGCGCTTCTTGCGCTGCTCACCGAGAGGGGCCTGGCATGA
- the cysD gene encoding sulfate adenylyltransferase subunit CysD, producing the protein MTSAITVSEGVDSPYALSHLDALESEAVHIFREVAGEFERPVILFSGGKDSIVMLHLALKAFAPASIPFSLLHVDTGHNFPEVLAYRDRVVAEHGLRLHVASVQEYIDAGKLRERPDGVRNPLQTVPLTEAIQQHRFDAVFGGGRRDEEKARAKERVFSLRDEFSQWDPRRQRPELWQLYNGRHAPGEHVRVFPLSNWTELDVWQYIAREDIDLPQIYFAHEREVFKRSGMWLTAGEWGGPKAEESVESRLVRYRTVGDMSCTGAVDSDATTLDAVITEIAASRLTERGATRADDKMSEAAMEDRKREGYF; encoded by the coding sequence ATGACGTCGGCAATCACAGTGAGCGAGGGCGTCGACAGCCCCTACGCGCTCAGCCACCTGGACGCTCTGGAGTCCGAGGCGGTGCACATCTTCCGCGAGGTGGCGGGTGAGTTCGAGCGGCCGGTGATCCTGTTCTCCGGCGGCAAGGACTCCATCGTCATGCTGCACCTGGCGCTCAAGGCGTTCGCGCCCGCCTCGATCCCCTTCTCCCTGCTGCACGTCGACACCGGCCACAACTTCCCCGAGGTCCTCGCCTACCGCGACCGGGTGGTGGCCGAGCACGGGCTGCGCCTGCACGTCGCCTCGGTGCAGGAGTACATCGACGCGGGCAAGCTGCGCGAACGGCCCGACGGGGTGCGCAACCCGCTCCAGACGGTGCCGCTGACCGAGGCGATCCAGCAGCACCGCTTCGACGCGGTGTTCGGCGGCGGCCGCCGGGACGAGGAGAAGGCCCGCGCCAAGGAGCGCGTGTTCTCGCTGCGCGACGAGTTCTCGCAGTGGGACCCACGCCGCCAGCGCCCCGAGCTGTGGCAGCTCTACAACGGCCGGCACGCCCCCGGCGAGCACGTCCGCGTCTTCCCGCTGTCCAACTGGACCGAGCTCGACGTGTGGCAGTACATCGCCCGCGAGGACATCGACCTGCCGCAGATCTACTTCGCCCATGAGCGCGAGGTGTTCAAGCGGTCCGGCATGTGGCTGACGGCGGGCGAGTGGGGCGGACCGAAGGCCGAGGAGAGCGTGGAGAGCCGGCTGGTGCGCTACCGCACCGTCGGCGACATGTCCTGCACCGGCGCCGTCGATTCCGACGCGACGACGCTGGACGCCGTCATCACGGAGATCGCCGCGTCCCGGCTGACCGAGCGGGGCGCCACCCGCGCCGACGACAAGATGTCCGAGGCCGCGATGGAAGACCGCAAGCGCGAGGGGTACTTCTAA